Part of the Nitrospinota bacterium genome, GTTTGATTGAATTATGGGATCCCGGGGACACCGGATTTAACTCGCCGTCTTTCTCACGGTAGATACGGTCTTGCACGTCAAGCGGTTTTCATGTGCAATTTCGGGTTAAAGGCGGTTTTGTTTTTAAGTATGCCGTAGGCGATGTGCAGCAGTTTCCGCATGACGGCGATAAGGGCCACTTTTTTCGGTTTTCCCGC contains:
- a CDS encoding IS110 family transposase codes for the protein AGKPKKVALIAVMRKLLHIAYGILKNKTAFNPKLHMKTA